Genomic window (Sediminispirochaeta smaragdinae DSM 11293):
CTGATTGTCACCTTGGGGATGATGAATATCGCCCGGGGTGCCGCCTTGGTACTGTGTAACGCCCGGGTTATTTCCCTTTCGAAGCGGACGGTGGAAAGTTCCGGACTCGGGGCCTTTCTCTTCCTCGGTCAGGGTAAGGTTTTTCACATCCCGGTGGTGAGCATCATCTTTATCATCGTGGTCATCATTGCCAATTTTCTCTACTCGAAGACCCTTCTCGGATTCCGCTTAAGGGCCGTGGGAGGAAATAAATTGGCCGCCAAGGCCGCCGGCCTCAACCAAAATTTGATAAAAATCGCGGCTTTCGGTATCACCGGCCTGCTCTGTGCCTTGGCCGGTATACTCAACCTCTCTTTTCTTGCCAATGTCCAGGGAACAACAGGGACCGGCCTTGAGATGGATGTCATATCGGCGGTTATTATCGGCGGCACTTCCTTGTCGGGGGGGGAAGGGACCATTATCGGCACCCTCATCGGTGTGCTCATCATGGGAGTCCTGAAAAACGGCATCATTTTGCTCGGCGTCTCCCCCTTCTTTCAGATGCTCATTATCGGCATTGTCATCATTGTCGCCGTCGGTATCGATATGTGGTCGAGGAAAGCACAATGAAACCGATGGTCGCCTTTGAACATATCTCGAAGAGCTTTCCCGGCGTTAAGGCCCTTTCAGATATCTCCTTTTCCATCGAACGCGGGGAAGTACACGCAATTGTCGGGGAGAATGGCGCAGGGAAATCCACCTTGATGAACCTGCTCGGCGGGCTCTTTTCTCCCACCGAAGGAGCGATCTTTTTCGAGGGAGCCGAGGTCGCCATACCGAACGAACAGGCCTCTCTCGGTATGGGAATCGGTATTGTCTATCAGGAGCTGCGTCTTTGCCCCAATCTCACCATTGCCGAAAATCTTTTTCTCGGCCGGGAGCTTCACGACGGCCATAGGCTGGACTGGAAGTGCATGAAAGAGCGTTCGAAAAAGGTGCTCTGCGACTTGGGCATGGATCTTTCACCCGACGCGCTTGTCAGGAGCCTTTCCATTGCCGAACAGCAGATTGTTGAAATTGCAAAGTCTCTTACCAGGGATATCAAGGTCTTGGTCCTTGATGAACCCACTTCGGCCCTGACGATTCGGGAATCAGAGAATCTTTTTACCAATATCAGGAAGCTGAAGGACGAAGGTGTCACGATCATCTACATTTCTCACCGCCTTGAGGAAATCATGGAGCTGAGCGATCACATCACTGTTCTTCGGGATGGTGAATATAAGGGGACCTTCGAGACCGGTTCCGTTCAGATTGATGATTTGGTGAGGTTGATTGCAGGGAAAAAGCTGATAGAGGTCCTGGAACGGGGGGATCAAACCTCTGAGAGGAACGGTGTCTCCTCCGAAGTTATTCTGTCCCTTCGAAATTTGGAAAGCGCCGACGGAAAGGTGCGGAATGTGAGTTTCGAACTCCATAAGGGCGAGGTTCTCGGTATTTACGGTGTGCAGGGGGCTGGGCGAACCGAACTGCTCGAAACCATATTCGGTATCAGGAAAAGGGGTTCTGGTGAGATGCTCTTTGGTTCCGAAACCCTTGAAAATAAAAGTCCTGCCCAGGCGATTAAAAACGGCTTTGCCATGGTCCCCGAAGACCGGCGTCAGATCGGCATCTTTCCCAACATGAATATCCTGGAGAATATCAATATCTCGAACAAAAACGATATTTCCTCTCCCGGCGGTTTGCTGCATAAGCGGCGTATGGTAAAGATTTCCGACCACTACCGGGAAGAGGTGGGAATCAAGGCAAAGGATATCTATCAGAACATCACACACTTAAGCGGTGGTAACCAGCAGAAGGTCGTCATCAGTAGGTGGCTTGCAACAAATCCCAAGGTCCTTCTTGTCGACGAATTGACCCGCGGAGTGGATGTCGGTGCAAAGGCCGAGATTTTTTCGGTCCTGAGAATGCTCAGATCGAGAGGACTCGGCATCATCATGGTTTCCTCGGAGCTGCAGGAGGTTATCGCGGAGTCCGACCGCGTCCTCGTGATGAAGAACGGTGCAATGGTTAAAGAGCTTACCGGTAAGGCCATCGATAAAGATAACATCATTCGATATGCCCTGGTTGGGTAGACAGGGAAGGAGGTGTTGGACAAAAGAACAATGGATGGATCAGCAAAAATCGAGAGCAATTTTATTTTTTGGAGGACAAAGATGCGTAAAAAAACATTATTTCTGGTATTGATGCTCTGCTTCGGTATTCTGATTGCAGGTGCGAACGGCACGCAGGAGGCCGGTTCAGCCTCAGATAGCGACGCCATCACTATTACCGTTGTCTATCACGACACGGGGATCGAATTCGGCCAGGTCATCAAAAGCGGTGCCATGGCTGCTGCCAAGGAGTTTGGTGCCAACGTGAACTGGGTCGGTCCCATCGGGATCAACGTGGACGAACAGGTCAACTTCATCGAAAACGCTATTACTGCAGGTGTCGACGGTCTTGCCATATCGAATGTAAACGCCGAAGCCCTTAACCCCATGATCGATAAAGCCATGGATGCCGGGATCCCCGTAGTTACCTTCAACAGTGAGGCTCCGGGATCAAAGCGGCTTGCCTTCTATGGCCAGGACCTGCAGCAATCGGGCTATGTTCAGGGACAAATTCTTGCCGAGTACATGAAAGGAACGGGCAAGGTGATCATCACCAGCGGTGATGCTTCCGCTTCCTGGTCTCAGGACAGAGAGGCCGGTGTTCGCAAGGCCCTTGCCGAATATCCCGATATCGAGATCGTTCAGGTAGTCAGCACAGGCTGGGAAGAGCAGCAGATGTATGCTGCAATCGAGAATGCCCTGCTTGCAAACCCCGATCTTGGAGGGCTTGCCACCCTCGGAGCTCCCACTACCATGGCCGGAGGTCGGGCTCTGCTGCGTAGCGGACGCTTCGATAAGGTCATGCACGTCGGCCACGACTTTATGCCCGAGACCCTGGACAACATCAAGGCCGGGGCAACCAAGGCAACCCTGAGCCAGAACCCCTACATGCAGGGATACCTGCCGGTAAAGAATCTTTATCTCTACATTACCACCGGGGTAAAGCTGAAGAGTGAGGATACGGGGATCGTTCGCTGCGATGCCAGTAATGTCGATACCTATCTGCAGAAACTTGAAGACGGAGAGCCGATCGGCTGATAGTCCGAAACCGGGATGTTCCGGCCACTCGCCGGGCATCCCCCACATCATATGAGTAGGAGAGAACAGTGGAAC
Coding sequences:
- a CDS encoding ABC transporter permease, translated to MLGVRKKQASKRAGHRELGVFFALLLLILFFSITSPFFFKLNNLINIVRQISLLGIIAMGMTMVIVSGEIDLSVGAIYGAAAIVSGMVLTHGGSVFLAVVAALATGIFFGVLNGILTTYGRIPALIVTLGMMNIARGAALVLCNARVISLSKRTVESSGLGAFLFLGQGKVFHIPVVSIIFIIVVIIANFLYSKTLLGFRLRAVGGNKLAAKAAGLNQNLIKIAAFGITGLLCALAGILNLSFLANVQGTTGTGLEMDVISAVIIGGTSLSGGEGTIIGTLIGVLIMGVLKNGIILLGVSPFFQMLIIGIVIIVAVGIDMWSRKAQ
- a CDS encoding sugar ABC transporter substrate-binding protein — encoded protein: MRKKTLFLVLMLCFGILIAGANGTQEAGSASDSDAITITVVYHDTGIEFGQVIKSGAMAAAKEFGANVNWVGPIGINVDEQVNFIENAITAGVDGLAISNVNAEALNPMIDKAMDAGIPVVTFNSEAPGSKRLAFYGQDLQQSGYVQGQILAEYMKGTGKVIITSGDASASWSQDREAGVRKALAEYPDIEIVQVVSTGWEEQQMYAAIENALLANPDLGGLATLGAPTTMAGGRALLRSGRFDKVMHVGHDFMPETLDNIKAGATKATLSQNPYMQGYLPVKNLYLYITTGVKLKSEDTGIVRCDASNVDTYLQKLEDGEPIG
- a CDS encoding sugar ABC transporter ATP-binding protein, with the translated sequence MKPMVAFEHISKSFPGVKALSDISFSIERGEVHAIVGENGAGKSTLMNLLGGLFSPTEGAIFFEGAEVAIPNEQASLGMGIGIVYQELRLCPNLTIAENLFLGRELHDGHRLDWKCMKERSKKVLCDLGMDLSPDALVRSLSIAEQQIVEIAKSLTRDIKVLVLDEPTSALTIRESENLFTNIRKLKDEGVTIIYISHRLEEIMELSDHITVLRDGEYKGTFETGSVQIDDLVRLIAGKKLIEVLERGDQTSERNGVSSEVILSLRNLESADGKVRNVSFELHKGEVLGIYGVQGAGRTELLETIFGIRKRGSGEMLFGSETLENKSPAQAIKNGFAMVPEDRRQIGIFPNMNILENINISNKNDISSPGGLLHKRRMVKISDHYREEVGIKAKDIYQNITHLSGGNQQKVVISRWLATNPKVLLVDELTRGVDVGAKAEIFSVLRMLRSRGLGIIMVSSELQEVIAESDRVLVMKNGAMVKELTGKAIDKDNIIRYALVG